A DNA window from Deltaproteobacteria bacterium contains the following coding sequences:
- the tgt gene encoding tRNA guanosine(34) transglycosylase Tgt, which yields MSQHFTVLQSPPNTRARLGRLTTAHGVIDTPIFMPVGTRATVKAMTPEELQALGAQIILGNTYHLMLRPGHELIRELGGLHRFMGWDGPILTDSGGYQIFSLGHAAPRGPSAGPPIKVQLSDDGVTFQSPLDGGAKHHLTPESAIQIQEALGSDIMMVLDECLAASATEPETRQSMALSLRWATRSLAARTRPEALLFAIVQGGMFPQLRTEYIEQLLVPRPSSLVPASASERTCFDGYAIGGLSVGEPPAQMYDIAAHCCAALPANHPRYLMGVGTPEDLLHCIDHGVDMFDCVLPTRHARTGLLFTSVGDVNIFNSRFTRDPLPLDPDCDCYTCRRYSRSYLHHLAQAKEILGARLNTIHNLHFYLRLLANARTAIAAGNFPDFKSTVLERRRTS from the coding sequence ATGTCACAGCACTTTACTGTTCTACAGTCCCCTCCCAACACCCGTGCGCGGCTCGGTCGGCTCACGACGGCACATGGCGTCATCGACACGCCGATCTTCATGCCGGTCGGGACGCGCGCGACCGTGAAGGCCATGACGCCGGAAGAACTGCAAGCCCTCGGCGCCCAAATCATCCTCGGGAATACGTATCACCTGATGCTGCGCCCCGGACATGAACTCATCCGCGAACTCGGCGGTCTGCATCGCTTCATGGGATGGGACGGCCCGATCCTGACCGACAGCGGCGGTTACCAAATCTTCAGCCTCGGCCACGCCGCGCCGCGCGGACCGAGCGCCGGACCGCCGATCAAAGTGCAACTCTCCGACGACGGCGTCACGTTCCAGTCGCCGCTCGACGGCGGCGCCAAACACCATCTAACGCCGGAATCGGCGATCCAGATCCAAGAAGCACTCGGCAGCGACATCATGATGGTCCTCGACGAATGCCTCGCCGCATCGGCCACCGAACCGGAAACCCGCCAATCGATGGCGCTGTCGCTGCGCTGGGCCACGCGCTCCCTCGCGGCCCGCACGCGGCCCGAAGCACTCCTCTTCGCGATCGTCCAAGGCGGCATGTTCCCCCAACTGCGCACGGAGTATATCGAGCAACTGCTCGTCCCTCGTCCTTCGTCTCTCGTCCCAGCGAGCGCTAGCGAGCGAACGTGCTTCGACGGCTACGCGATCGGCGGGCTCTCGGTCGGCGAACCGCCCGCGCAGATGTACGACATCGCTGCGCACTGCTGCGCCGCGCTCCCCGCGAACCATCCCCGTTACCTGATGGGCGTCGGCACACCGGAAGACTTGCTACATTGCATCGATCACGGCGTCGACATGTTCGATTGCGTGCTGCCAACCCGCCACGCCCGCACCGGCCTCCTCTTCACCAGCGTGGGCGACGTGAACATCTTCAACAGCCGCTTCACCCGCGACCCGCTGCCGCTCGACCCCGACTGCGACTGCTACACCTGCCGCCGCTACTCGCGCAGCTATCTGCACCATTTGGCCCAAGCGAAGGAGATTTTAGGCGCGCGACTGAATACAATTCATAATTTACATTTCTATCTCCGTTTGCTAGCCAACGCGCGCACTGCGATAGCGGCAGGCAATTTCCCTGACTTCAAATCCACCGTACTAGAACGAAGGAGAACATCATGA
- the yajC gene encoding preprotein translocase subunit YajC, which yields MILTLAQQAAPTGGIAGMLLPMLLVFAVFYFLVVRPQQKQQRQLQSLIASLAQGDEIITRSGIHGRVTNIDNGTIQVEIAKNVHVKMNRDQVASIPSKTNKPVAA from the coding sequence ATGATCTTGACCCTTGCCCAACAAGCCGCCCCGACCGGCGGCATCGCCGGAATGTTACTCCCGATGCTGCTCGTCTTCGCGGTGTTCTATTTCCTGGTTGTTCGCCCGCAACAGAAGCAACAGCGCCAATTGCAGAGCCTGATCGCCAGCCTCGCCCAAGGGGATGAAATCATCACTCGCAGCGGCATCCACGGACGCGTGACCAACATCGATAACGGCACCATCCAAGTGGAAATCGCGAAGAACGTGCACGTGAAGATGAACCGCGACCAAGTCGCGTCGATCCCCTCGAAGACCAACAAACCGGTGGCGGCATGA